The following are encoded together in the Balaenoptera acutorostrata chromosome 9, mBalAcu1.1, whole genome shotgun sequence genome:
- the LOC130708915 gene encoding cyclin-Y-like protein 1 isoform X2 — MTLAIYYHIKNRDADRSLDIFDERLHPLTREKMPEEYFEHDPEHKFIYRFVHTLCSAAQLTAESAVVTLVYLERLLTYAEIDICPTNWKRIVLGAILLASKFWDDQAVWNVDDCQILKDITVEDMNEMERHCLELLHFNINVPFSVYAKYYFDLRSLADDNNLNVLFTPLSKERAQNLKAISRLCDDEYKDVCRAAMRRSFSADNFIGIRRSNAILS; from the exons atGACCTTAGCAATATATTACCACATAAAGAACAG agatGCAGATAGATCCTTGGATATTTTTGATGAGAGATTACATCCACTCACA cgaGAAAAGATGCCAGAGGAATACTTCGAGCATGATCCTGAACACAAATTCATTTACAGATTTGTTCATACTCTTTGTAGTGCcgcacagctaactgctgaaagTGCAGTAGTAACTttg GTTTACTTAGAAAGGCTTTTAACTTATGCTGAGATCGACATTTGccccactaactggaaaagaattgTTTTGGGAGCCATTCTTCTTGCCTCCAAGTTTTGGGACGATCAGGCTGTATGGAATGTGGACGACTGCCAGATCCTCAAGGACATTACAGTTGAGGACAT gaatgaGATGGAAAGGCACTGCCTGGAGCtacttcattttaatattaatgttcctttcagtgtgtatgCCAAATACTACTTTGACCTTCGCTCCTTAGCAGATGACAACAACCTGAATGTTCTATTCACTCCTCTTAGcaaagaaagagcacagaactTAAAG GCCATTTCCAGATTGTGTGACGACGAATACAAAGACGTGTGTAGAGCTGCTATGAGAAGGTCTTTCAGCGCTGATAATTTCATTGGTATTCGGCGCTCCAATGCCATCCTCTCTTAA